Proteins encoded in a region of the Loxodonta africana isolate mLoxAfr1 chromosome 22, mLoxAfr1.hap2, whole genome shotgun sequence genome:
- the LOC135228509 gene encoding olfactory receptor 10AG1-like — MNHQGKPPQDNLTEIIEFVLLGFADMPHLQGLLFGLFLIICIIILMSNGTIFLITKMDPALQSHMYFFLANFSFLEMCYVSTTLPRMLINIGTQRRRIPLVACATQMSFFLLFGGIECLLLAVMAYDRYVAICNPLHYPRVVNHRVCIQLVTGCWTTGIPLTIGHTYQTFSLPFCGSKLINHFFCDIPPILKLTCGDTFVNEMLVYVVAVLFAVVPFLLILGSYSKIISIILKLPSATSQAKAFSTCLSHLMVVVLFFVSGIIAYLRPNTRHSEGIDKILSLFYTILTPLCLIP; from the coding sequence ATGAATCATCAAGGAAAACCACCACAAGATAATCTAACTGAAATCATTGAATTTGTTCTCTTGGGCTTTGCTGACATGCCCCATCTCCAGGGGCttctttttggattgtttttaATCATCTGTATCATTATCCTGATGAGCAATGGCACCATATTTCTAATAACAAAAATGGATCCTGCTCTCCAGAgccatatgtattttttcctggcaAACTTTTCCTTCTTGGAAATGTGCTATGTATCAACTACTCTCCCTAGAATGCTAATTAATATTGGGACTCAGAGAAGAAGAATTCCCTTAGTTGCCTGTGCTACACAGATGAGCTTTTTCCTTCTGTTCGGAGGCATAGAATGTTTGCTCCtggcagtgatggcctatgaccgctatgtggccatttgtaacccTCTGCACTATCCTCGAGTCGTGAACCACAGGGTCTGCATTCAGTTGGTGACTGGCTGCTGGACCACTGGAATCCCTCTCACTATCGGGCATACATATCAAACTTTCTCTCTTCCATTTTGTGGATCTAAACTAATtaaccacttcttctgtgacattCCCCCAATACTCAAACTGACTTGTGGGGACACCTTTGTAAATGAGATGTTGGTGTACGTAGTTGCTGTGTTATTTGCTGTGGTTCCATTTCTGTTGATACTGGGCTCCTACAGTAAAATcatctccatcatcctgaagttGCCATCAGCCACAAGTCAAGCCAAAGCCTTCTCTACCTGCTTGTCTCATCTAATGGTTGTGGTGTTATTCTTTGTATCAGGGATTATTGCCTACTTAAGACCCAACACTAGACACTCAgagggaattgacaaaatactttCTCTTTTCTATACTATCCTAACTCCTCTATGTTTAATCCCATGA